One part of the Lotus japonicus ecotype B-129 chromosome 2, LjGifu_v1.2 genome encodes these proteins:
- the LOC130738622 gene encoding E3 ubiquitin-protein ligase RING1-like → MSSAGAGDRAVTSGEPRRYFCHQCDRTVPISPSSGDLICPNCNGGFLEELETPIPNPNPNPIHPFFSFTTASPAAASTAFPLAFPAATQPFDDLSALFGTRSSPPFGADTNDAFNPFAFLQNYVQTLAAGGANVQFVIENSGDPTGAFRIPSNVNHGDYFFGPGLEELIQQLAENDPNRRGTPPASKSAVEGLPDVSVTEELLASDSAQCAVCKDIFGLGDTAKQMPCKHIYHADCILPWLEMHNSCPVCRHELPTDDPDYEQRAGRRVSTETSGGGGGRSSGDSSQRRGFRVSLPWPFRQSGSSAAETSNVGNANNNSNNNSGNNSGQSITENRGNQNFESETRQEDLD, encoded by the coding sequence ATGTCTTCTGCCGGCGCCGGTGACCGCGCCGTTACCTCCGGCGAGCCTCGCCGTTATTTCTGCCACCAGTGCGACCGCACCGTCCCTATTTCCCCTTCCTCCGGCGACCTCATCTGTCCCAATTGCAACGGTGGCTTCCTCGAGGAACTCGAAACACCAATCCCCaaccctaaccctaaccctatccatcccttcttctccttcaccaCCGCCTCCCCCGCCGCCGCATCCACCGCTTTCCCCCTCGCCTTCCCCGCCGCTACTCAACCGTTCGATGATCTCTCCGCCTTATTCGGCACCCGCTCTTCCCCGCCTTTCGGCGCTGACACCAACGACGCGTTCAACCCCTTTGCGTTCCTCCAGAACTACGTCCAAACCCTGGCTGCCGGAGGCGCCAACGTCCAGTTCGTGATCGAGAACTCCGGCGACCCTACCGGAGCGTTCCGGATCCCTAGCAACGTGAACCATGGCGATTACTTCTTCGGTCCGGGCCTCGAGGAGCTCATCCAGCAACTTGCGGAGAATGATCCAAATCGCCGTGGGACGCCGCCTGCGTCGAAGTCTGCCGTGGAGGGGCTCCCGGATGTTTCGGTGACGGAGGAGCTTCTGGCGTCAGATTCGGCGCAGTGTGCTGTGTGCAAGGATATCTTCGGCCTCGGCGACACCGCGAAGCAGATGCCTTGCAAGCATATTTATCATGCGGATTGCATCTTGCCTTGGTTGGAAATGCACAACTCTTGCCCGGTTTGCCGGCACGAGTTGCCCACTGATGATCCTGACTACGAGCAGAGGGCAGGCCGCCGTGTGTCGACGGAGACTtctggcggtggtggtggccgcAGCAGCGGTGATAGTTCACAGAGGAGGGGGTTTAGGGTGTCTTTGCCGTGGCCTTTTAGGCAATCTGGTTCTTCGGCTGCGGAGACAAGCAATGTTGGGAATGCTAACAACAACAGCAATAACAATAGTGGAAATAATAGTGGGCAATCGATTACTGAAAATAGGGGGAATCAGAATTTTGAGTCGGAGACCAGACAAGAAGATCTCGACTGA